Proteins found in one Cetobacterium somerae genomic segment:
- a CDS encoding DUF4403 family protein, giving the protein MKYNKIFINKYNLSLFALPFILGTYTYSEDNSTSKVDVDIMMKKSIVENIINNQLPYTIEDSGSGNQIFNGGKNNLLGFGLDILGSVDKKFSQFSESFVWAYKINRSPISFSAQEQQIQAVTNINGNFKASWSRESQSTEIALNGTAGISSIVSISPNWQISANSTPFLNISNNNLPLTLNIYGLNLKTDINIGDSLEKSIVSKLRTATKELDNKIQAFDLRSLVEKYWLEFKEPILVNPEYKLWLTVNPQSARYSNLVTTDNNLGIKVGSDVNLHLYFGEKPAALNLTTLPNMNYGFVNDSFNIILPVSASYKSLNEVINTNLTNKDIQLTSGISSNIKNINISSENSTLYATSDFNLSIFSFLHPIGTIKASVKPNFNNETGTLSGDDFDYTLETDSIILKIGNYFFKNKIINLIKNNYLSFNPANEMKLAQNYLQTKVENIELEKNINLKSTINTFKIVGLNINNDSISAIFNTSGKATIEISE; this is encoded by the coding sequence ATGAAATATAATAAAATTTTTATCAATAAATATAATCTATCACTCTTTGCTCTACCATTTATTTTAGGAACATATACCTATTCAGAAGATAATTCTACATCTAAAGTTGATGTAGACATTATGATGAAAAAATCTATTGTTGAAAATATTATTAATAATCAATTACCTTATACAATTGAAGATTCAGGTTCTGGAAATCAAATTTTTAATGGTGGCAAAAATAATCTATTAGGATTTGGACTTGATATTCTTGGAAGTGTAGATAAAAAATTCTCACAATTTTCAGAATCTTTTGTTTGGGCTTATAAAATAAATCGTTCTCCTATTAGTTTTTCAGCACAAGAACAACAAATTCAAGCTGTCACTAATATTAATGGAAACTTTAAAGCAAGTTGGAGTAGAGAAAGTCAAAGTACTGAAATTGCACTAAATGGTACTGCTGGAATATCAAGTATCGTTAGTATATCTCCCAATTGGCAAATAAGTGCTAATAGCACACCATTTTTAAATATCTCTAACAATAATTTACCATTAACTTTAAATATTTATGGTCTTAATTTAAAAACCGATATAAATATTGGAGATAGTTTGGAAAAAAGTATTGTTTCAAAATTAAGAACTGCTACAAAGGAACTTGATAATAAAATTCAAGCCTTTGACTTAAGATCTCTTGTTGAAAAATATTGGTTAGAATTTAAAGAACCTATTTTAGTTAATCCTGAATATAAACTTTGGCTAACAGTAAATCCACAATCAGCAAGATATTCTAACTTAGTTACTACTGATAATAATTTAGGAATTAAAGTTGGTAGTGATGTTAATCTTCATCTATATTTTGGCGAGAAACCTGCTGCTTTAAATCTTACAACCCTTCCTAATATGAATTATGGATTTGTAAACGATTCATTTAATATTATATTACCTGTTTCAGCATCATATAAAAGCTTAAATGAAGTTATAAATACAAATTTAACTAATAAAGATATTCAATTGACATCAGGTATATCTTCAAATATAAAAAATATAAATATATCTTCAGAAAACTCAACTTTGTATGCTACATCTGACTTTAATCTATCTATCTTTAGTTTTTTACATCCAATTGGAACTATAAAGGCTAGTGTAAAACCTAATTTTAATAATGAAACTGGAACTTTAAGTGGTGACGATTTTGATTATACATTAGAAACTGATAGCATTATACTAAAAATAGGAAATTATTTCTTTAAAAATAAAATAATAAATTTAATTAAAAATAATTATCTATCTTTTAATCCAGCAAATGAAATGAAATTAGCTCAAAATTACTTACAAACAAAAGTTGAAAATATTGAACTAGAAAAAAATATCAATTTAAAATCTACTATAAACACTTTTAAAATCGTAGGTCTTAATATAAATAATGATTCTATTTCAGCTATTTTCAATACTAGTGGTAAAGCAACTATTGAAATATCTGAATAA
- a CDS encoding Gfo/Idh/MocA family protein, producing the protein MIKIAIIGTSKISDEFANAIQKVMGCELKAIYSRNFEKGLMFGKKYGVEDIIIEFEELCKREDLDMVYIASPNSLHHNQTLELLKSKKHVLCEKPMGINEKEIEEMYRVAYENKVSLMEAMKNTFLPNFKSIEKNIYKIGDVRGFIGNFCQYSSRYDNLKDGELTNIFDPKYGGGAHLDIGVYPLYFILRLFGIPLNSKIINYTLESGVPGIGSALLEYKNMTGVIVYSKITNSYIGSEIQGEKGSIIIDSISNIKEVKICYRNGEIENISVPQEENSMIYELEEFINLIKKDKVESDINTKEISKEVIRILTQK; encoded by the coding sequence ATGATAAAGATAGCGATAATAGGTACTAGTAAAATTTCAGATGAATTTGCAAATGCTATTCAAAAAGTTATGGGATGTGAGCTTAAAGCAATTTATTCAAGAAATTTTGAAAAAGGATTAATGTTTGGTAAAAAATATGGAGTAGAGGATATAATTATAGAGTTTGAAGAACTATGTAAAAGAGAAGATTTAGATATGGTTTATATAGCGAGTCCTAACTCGTTGCATCATAACCAGACTTTAGAGTTATTAAAAAGTAAAAAACATGTATTGTGTGAAAAACCTATGGGAATTAATGAAAAAGAAATTGAAGAGATGTATAGAGTAGCTTATGAAAATAAAGTGAGTTTAATGGAAGCTATGAAAAATACATTCTTACCTAATTTTAAGTCAATAGAAAAAAATATCTATAAAATAGGTGATGTAAGAGGTTTTATAGGAAATTTTTGTCAATATTCATCGAGGTATGATAATTTAAAAGATGGAGAATTAACAAATATTTTTGATCCCAAATATGGAGGGGGGGCGCATTTAGATATTGGTGTTTATCCATTGTATTTTATATTGAGACTTTTTGGAATTCCATTAAATAGTAAAATAATAAATTATACTTTAGAAAGTGGAGTTCCTGGGATTGGAAGTGCACTTTTAGAGTATAAAAATATGACAGGAGTAATAGTTTATTCAAAAATAACAAACAGTTATATAGGAAGTGAAATTCAAGGAGAAAAAGGTTCGATTATAATAGATAGTATTTCTAATATAAAAGAGGTAAAAATTTGTTATAGAAATGGTGAGATTGAAAATATTAGCGTTCCTCAAGAAGAAAATAGTATGATTTATGAATTAGAAGAGTTTATAAATTTGATAAAAAAAGATAAAGTTGAATCAGATATAAATACTAAAGAAATATCAAAAGAGGTAATAAGAATATTAACACAAAAATAG
- a CDS encoding cyclodeaminase/cyclohydrolase family protein, protein MKLVELSVKDFLNIVDSKSPAPGGGSVSALVSALGCTLGRMVAHLTFDKKKYKELPEEEQIIFKNAFEEIDDYRKVLEELVDKDTEAYNLVMAAYKLPKENDAEKEIRKITIEKNLKLAIETPLEICKISKKTLKALKIILKYGNKNAITDLGVSAILLYSGIEGGILNVKVNLAGLDDERFKMETINQLDEILVASKELKDEILNVVNNSL, encoded by the coding sequence ATGAAGCTAGTAGAATTATCAGTTAAAGATTTTTTAAACATAGTTGATTCTAAAAGTCCAGCCCCAGGGGGAGGTTCAGTATCAGCTTTGGTATCGGCATTAGGGTGTACTTTAGGAAGAATGGTTGCTCACTTAACGTTTGATAAAAAGAAATATAAAGAGTTACCTGAAGAAGAACAGATTATTTTTAAAAATGCTTTTGAAGAGATTGATGATTATAGAAAAGTTCTTGAAGAATTAGTAGATAAAGATACAGAGGCATATAATTTAGTTATGGCAGCTTATAAACTTCCTAAAGAAAATGATGCTGAAAAAGAAATTAGAAAAATAACTATTGAAAAAAATCTAAAATTAGCAATTGAAACACCTTTAGAAATTTGTAAAATTTCAAAAAAAACTTTGAAAGCATTAAAAATTATATTAAAATATGGTAATAAAAATGCAATTACAGATTTAGGTGTGTCAGCAATACTACTTTACTCTGGAATAGAAGGTGGTATTTTAAATGTCAAAGTTAATTTAGCAGGTTTAGATGATGAACGATTTAAAATGGAAACTATTAATCAGTTAGATGAAATATTAGTTGCATCAAAAGAGTTAAAAGATGAAATTTTGAATGTAGTTAACAATAGCCTATAA
- the hutI gene encoding imidazolonepropionase, whose protein sequence is MNADLIIYNIGQLVTGKEIPLKDGESPMENIEILENGYIVISGNEIMEVGQGEVPSKLIKFTTKLVDAEGCVVTPGLIDSHTHLVHGGSRENEFLDKIQGVPYLEILENGGGILSSVRATRELSEEELLDKAKKSLRKMLSFGVTTVESKSGYGLDSETELKQLKVNERLNHEQEIEVVSTFMGAHALPEEYKNKREEYLEKIVDLLPIIKERNLAEFFDVFCEEGVFSNEESRRLYSEAKKYGFKLRIHADEIVNTKGAELAVEFEMNSADHLMAISDEGIEALKNSKTIANLLPGTSFSLGKAYAPARKMIESGVQVALSTDYNPGSCPTENLQLIMQIAALKLKMKPKEIFKAVTINAAKSIGREKRIGSIEEGKKADFVVFDAKNIEYILYHFGVSHTKKVFKNGCLVYKKVGG, encoded by the coding sequence ATGAACGCAGATTTAATAATTTACAACATAGGACAATTAGTAACAGGTAAAGAGATACCGTTAAAAGATGGAGAAAGTCCAATGGAAAATATTGAAATTTTAGAAAATGGATATATAGTAATTTCAGGAAATGAAATAATGGAAGTTGGACAGGGAGAAGTGCCGTCAAAGTTGATAAAATTTACAACAAAATTAGTAGATGCAGAAGGATGTGTAGTAACTCCTGGATTAATAGATTCTCATACTCACCTAGTGCATGGAGGTTCTAGAGAAAATGAATTTTTAGATAAAATTCAAGGTGTGCCATATTTAGAAATTTTAGAAAATGGTGGAGGAATATTAAGTAGTGTAAGAGCAACTAGAGAGTTAAGTGAAGAAGAGCTCCTTGATAAAGCAAAAAAATCCTTAAGAAAAATGTTATCATTTGGAGTAACAACGGTAGAATCTAAAAGTGGATATGGATTAGATAGTGAAACAGAATTAAAGCAACTTAAAGTTAATGAAAGATTAAACCATGAACAAGAAATTGAAGTAGTTTCAACATTTATGGGAGCTCATGCTTTACCAGAAGAATATAAAAATAAAAGAGAAGAGTACCTTGAGAAGATTGTAGATTTACTTCCAATTATAAAAGAGCGTAATTTAGCTGAGTTTTTTGATGTCTTCTGTGAAGAGGGTGTTTTTTCAAATGAGGAAAGCAGAAGATTGTATTCAGAGGCTAAAAAATATGGATTTAAATTAAGAATTCATGCAGATGAGATAGTAAACACTAAAGGAGCAGAGTTAGCAGTAGAGTTTGAAATGAACTCGGCAGACCATTTAATGGCAATAAGTGATGAAGGTATAGAAGCTCTTAAAAATAGTAAAACAATTGCAAATCTTTTACCTGGAACATCTTTTAGCTTGGGAAAAGCATATGCACCTGCAAGGAAAATGATAGAATCAGGAGTTCAAGTAGCACTATCAACAGACTATAATCCTGGATCATGTCCAACGGAAAATTTACAATTAATAATGCAAATTGCAGCTTTAAAATTGAAGATGAAGCCTAAAGAGATTTTTAAAGCAGTAACTATAAATGCAGCAAAGTCTATTGGTCGAGAAAAAAGAATAGGTTCAATTGAAGAAGGAAAAAAAGCGGATTTTGTAGTATTTGATGCTAAAAATATAGAGTATATTTTATATCATTTTGGTGTAAGTCATACAAAAAAAGTTTTCAAAAATGGATGTTTAGTTTATAAAAAGGTAGGAGGATAA
- the ftcD gene encoding glutamate formimidoyltransferase gives MKKLVQCVPNYSEGKDLEKIAKIAAPFKNNKNIKFMGCEPDADYNRTVITVIGEPEDIVAAVVESVGIATELIDMNVQKGEHLRMGATDVIPFIPIKDMTMAECVELSKIVGEKIWEKFKVPVFLYEESATAPNRVSLPSIRKGEFEGMKEKLKLEEWKPDFGERTPHPTAGVTAVGGRMPLIAFNINLDTTDINIAKEISKAIRFSSGGFRFIQAGPAEMKEKGIVQVTMNIKDYKKNPIYRVFETVKMEAKRYGVNVLGSEIIGAVPMEALSDSIEYYLGLDGFKIDKIIENELLK, from the coding sequence ATGAAGAAGTTAGTTCAATGTGTTCCAAATTATAGTGAAGGAAAAGATTTAGAAAAAATAGCAAAAATAGCAGCACCTTTTAAGAATAATAAAAATATAAAGTTTATGGGATGTGAACCAGATGCTGATTATAATAGAACTGTAATTACTGTAATAGGAGAACCAGAAGATATTGTGGCAGCAGTAGTTGAATCAGTTGGAATAGCTACAGAATTAATCGATATGAATGTTCAAAAAGGAGAGCATTTAAGAATGGGAGCAACAGATGTTATTCCATTTATTCCAATAAAAGATATGACAATGGCGGAATGTGTAGAACTTTCAAAAATTGTAGGCGAAAAAATATGGGAAAAGTTTAAAGTACCAGTATTTTTATATGAGGAATCAGCTACAGCACCTAATAGAGTTTCGTTACCATCTATTAGAAAAGGTGAATTCGAAGGAATGAAAGAAAAATTAAAGTTAGAAGAATGGAAACCAGATTTTGGAGAGAGAACTCCTCATCCAACAGCAGGAGTAACTGCAGTAGGAGGAAGGATGCCTTTAATAGCTTTTAATATAAATTTAGATACAACAGATATAAATATAGCGAAAGAGATATCTAAGGCTATAAGATTTTCAAGTGGTGGATTTAGATTTATTCAGGCTGGACCAGCTGAGATGAAAGAAAAAGGAATTGTTCAAGTAACGATGAATATAAAGGACTATAAGAAAAATCCTATTTATAGAGTATTTGAAACTGTAAAAATGGAAGCAAAAAGATACGGAGTTAATGTTCTTGGAAGTGAAATAATAGGAGCTGTTCCAATGGAGGCTTTATCTGATTCAATAGAATATTATTTAGGATTAGATGGGTTTAAAATAGATAAAATAATAGAGAATGAGTTATTAAAGTAG
- the hutH gene encoding histidine ammonia-lyase, giving the protein MELLIGNKKLTLEDLINVTRNGYEVKISDEAKERVSIARKLVDDYVEEGKISYGITTGFGKFSDSIISKEETATLQRNLIISHACGVGNPLSIDQVRGIMLLRVNNLIQGHSGIRQKVLDLLVEMLNKGITPYIPEKGSLGASGDLAPLSHMVLVMLGLGKAYYKSELYTGEEALKKAKIKPIKSLSSKEGLALINGTQVMTSIGAHTVYDAINLMKHLDVAASLSMEALNGIICAFDPRIQEVRGHLGQINTAKNVNKILKNSTAITKQGELRVQDPYALRCTPQVHGASKDALNYIRDKVEIEMNAVTDNPIIFPTENEVLSGGNFHGQPMALPFDFLGIALAEMANISERRLERLVNPSLNNGLPAFLVENGGVNSGFMIVQYSAASLVSENKVLAHPASVDSIPSSANQEDHVSMGTIAARKANEILGNVRKVIAMEILAACQGIDLRDVKRLGKGTNEAHTLVREIVEFYDKDRVMYIDIERVEELIKTNKIVVKVEENVGKLKI; this is encoded by the coding sequence TTGGAACTACTAATAGGAAACAAAAAACTAACTTTAGAGGATTTAATTAATGTTACAAGAAATGGGTATGAGGTAAAAATTTCAGATGAAGCTAAAGAAAGAGTTTCTATAGCTAGAAAATTAGTGGATGACTACGTAGAAGAAGGAAAAATATCATATGGAATAACAACTGGATTTGGAAAATTTTCAGATAGTATAATTTCTAAAGAGGAAACTGCTACGTTACAACGAAATTTAATAATAAGCCATGCATGTGGTGTAGGAAACCCATTATCAATAGATCAAGTTAGAGGAATAATGCTTTTGAGAGTAAATAATTTGATTCAAGGTCATTCAGGAATACGTCAAAAAGTTTTAGATTTATTAGTAGAAATGCTAAATAAAGGTATAACACCATATATACCAGAGAAAGGATCATTAGGTGCATCAGGAGATTTAGCACCATTATCACATATGGTTTTAGTTATGTTAGGACTGGGAAAAGCTTATTATAAAAGTGAATTATATACCGGGGAAGAAGCCTTAAAAAAAGCGAAAATTAAACCTATAAAAAGTTTGTCTTCTAAGGAGGGATTAGCACTTATTAATGGAACTCAAGTTATGACATCAATTGGAGCTCATACAGTATATGATGCAATAAATTTAATGAAGCATTTAGATGTAGCAGCAAGTTTATCTATGGAAGCTTTAAATGGAATTATTTGTGCTTTTGATCCAAGAATACAAGAAGTGAGAGGGCATTTAGGACAAATTAATACAGCAAAAAATGTAAATAAGATTTTAAAGAATAGTACTGCAATAACAAAGCAAGGAGAATTAAGAGTTCAAGATCCTTATGCACTTAGATGTACACCTCAAGTTCATGGGGCTAGTAAAGATGCTTTAAATTATATAAGAGATAAAGTTGAGATTGAAATGAATGCAGTTACGGATAATCCTATAATTTTTCCAACAGAAAATGAAGTTTTATCTGGAGGAAATTTTCATGGCCAGCCAATGGCATTACCTTTCGACTTTTTAGGAATAGCTTTAGCAGAGATGGCTAATATATCTGAAAGAAGATTAGAAAGATTAGTCAATCCATCTTTGAATAACGGGTTACCGGCATTTTTAGTTGAAAATGGAGGAGTTAACTCAGGATTTATGATTGTTCAATATAGTGCAGCTTCTTTGGTTTCAGAGAATAAGGTTTTAGCTCATCCTGCATCTGTTGATTCAATACCATCTTCAGCTAATCAAGAGGATCATGTATCTATGGGGACTATAGCTGCTAGAAAAGCTAATGAAATTTTAGGAAATGTTAGAAAAGTAATTGCAATGGAAATTTTAGCTGCATGTCAAGGCATTGATTTGAGAGATGTAAAAAGATTAGGTAAAGGAACAAATGAAGCTCATACATTAGTGAGAGAAATAGTTGAATTTTATGATAAAGATAGAGTTATGTATATTGATATAGAAAGAGTAGAGGAGTTAATTAAAACTAATAAAATAGTAGTAAAAGTAGAAGAGAATGTGGGTAAATTAAAAATATAG
- a CDS encoding Na+/H+ antiporter family protein, translated as MIFNPVILSVTTMIVLSLLKLNVILAILVAALVAGATSGIGINETMKTLIGGMGGNSETALSYILLGTLAVAINSTGVAALLSKKISKVVSGKKWILALIIAVIACFSQNLIPVHIAFIPILIPPLLKLMDELKMDRRAMACSLTFGLKMPYIVLPVGFGLIFHGIIRDQIVSNGMNIELSQVWKATWILGIAMLAGLLIAVFVSYSKPRDYKELSIGGVHEDIPEKMELKHWYTLISAIIAFGIQLYTGSLPLGAIVAIGFMLATKVIRWDEIDGLISGGIGIMGLIAFIMLVAAGYGSVIRETGAIAPLVQGVVGVVGGSKLMGSFVMLLVGLFVTMGIGTSFGTIPILAAIYVPLCIELGISPLGTIVLIACAGALGDAGSPASDSTLGPTAGLNADGQHDHIRDTCIPTFIHYNIPLIIAGVIGGVLF; from the coding sequence ATGATTTTTAATCCAGTGATATTATCAGTTACTACTATGATTGTACTAAGTTTATTAAAATTAAATGTAATTCTAGCAATATTAGTGGCAGCTTTAGTAGCAGGGGCAACTTCAGGAATAGGTATAAACGAAACTATGAAAACTTTAATAGGTGGAATGGGAGGTAACTCTGAAACAGCACTTAGTTATATTCTTTTGGGTACGCTAGCTGTAGCAATTAATAGCACAGGAGTAGCTGCACTTTTATCAAAAAAGATATCTAAAGTAGTTAGTGGAAAAAAATGGATATTAGCATTAATTATTGCTGTAATAGCTTGTTTTTCTCAAAATTTAATTCCTGTTCATATAGCTTTTATTCCAATATTAATTCCACCTTTATTGAAATTAATGGATGAATTAAAAATGGATAGAAGAGCTATGGCATGTTCTTTAACATTTGGATTAAAAATGCCATATATAGTTCTTCCTGTAGGATTTGGATTAATTTTTCATGGAATAATTAGAGATCAAATTGTTAGTAATGGTATGAATATAGAGTTAAGCCAAGTTTGGAAAGCTACTTGGATTTTAGGAATTGCTATGTTAGCTGGCTTATTAATAGCTGTCTTTGTAAGTTATAGTAAACCAAGAGATTATAAAGAGTTATCAATAGGTGGAGTACATGAAGATATTCCAGAGAAAATGGAACTCAAGCATTGGTATACTTTAATATCAGCAATTATAGCTTTTGGTATACAACTTTATACAGGATCACTTCCTTTAGGAGCAATTGTGGCAATAGGATTTATGTTAGCTACAAAAGTTATTAGATGGGATGAAATAGATGGATTAATAAGTGGTGGAATTGGAATTATGGGATTGATAGCATTTATTATGCTGGTTGCAGCAGGATACGGAAGCGTTATTAGAGAGACTGGAGCAATAGCACCGTTAGTACAAGGTGTTGTTGGTGTCGTAGGGGGAAGTAAATTGATGGGGTCATTTGTGATGCTATTAGTTGGACTTTTTGTAACTATGGGAATAGGAACATCTTTTGGTACAATTCCAATTTTAGCAGCTATATACGTTCCTTTATGTATAGAATTAGGAATATCTCCATTAGGAACTATTGTATTAATCGCATGTGCAGGAGCTTTAGGAGACGCAGGATCACCTGCATCAGACTCAACATTAGGACCAACAGCTGGATTAAATGCTGATGGACAGCATGATCATATAAGGGATACATGTATTCCAACATTTATACATTATAATATACCTCTTATAATAGCAGGGGTTATTGGCGGAGTATTATTCTAA
- the hydF gene encoding [FeFe] hydrogenase H-cluster maturation GTPase HydF, protein MKNTPNSNRLHIGIFGKTNSGKSSLLNAITEQNIAIVSEIEGTTTDSVVKAMEFLPFGPVLFIDTAGLEDNTTLGKLRVKKTLDELKRTDFAILVMDATKIDMAFYKDQEIQFKKYNIPFLFVINKDDLLTENEKDVIKKIFPRAIFASTKNRDSILMLKENILKEITKEKEEPKLLGDLVPYNGKVLMVVPVDSEAPKGRLILPQVQLIRECLDHGIKSYVVRDTELESALEDIKNIDLVVTDSQAFKNVDRILNDRAKLTSFSILFARQKGDLNDLIRGVKKLKSLNHGDKILIAETCTHNTSHEDIGRVKIPKLVKNYTGKEIEFTFVGGKDFPEDLSKYALVIHCGACMINKKHMQSRIDESMSLNVPITNYGLVIAEVTGILDKSLEIFK, encoded by the coding sequence ATGAAAAATACCCCAAATTCAAATAGGTTACATATAGGGATTTTTGGAAAAACCAACTCTGGAAAATCATCTCTTTTAAATGCTATTACAGAGCAAAATATAGCGATAGTTTCAGAAATTGAAGGAACTACAACTGATTCTGTAGTAAAAGCTATGGAGTTTTTACCTTTTGGACCAGTGTTATTCATAGATACTGCCGGATTAGAGGATAATACAACTCTTGGAAAGTTAAGAGTGAAAAAAACTTTGGACGAATTAAAACGAACTGATTTTGCTATTTTAGTTATGGATGCAACAAAAATTGATATGGCGTTCTATAAAGATCAGGAAATTCAATTTAAGAAATATAATATACCATTTTTATTTGTTATAAATAAAGATGATCTTTTAACTGAAAACGAAAAAGATGTTATAAAAAAGATATTTCCAAGAGCAATATTTGCTTCAACAAAAAATAGAGATTCTATTTTAATGTTAAAAGAAAATATTTTAAAAGAAATAACTAAAGAAAAAGAGGAGCCAAAACTTTTAGGAGATTTAGTTCCTTATAATGGGAAAGTTTTAATGGTTGTCCCTGTAGATTCAGAAGCTCCTAAAGGGAGATTGATACTACCTCAAGTTCAACTTATAAGAGAGTGTCTTGACCATGGAATAAAAAGTTATGTGGTAAGAGATACTGAATTAGAAAGTGCATTAGAGGATATTAAAAATATTGATTTAGTTGTAACAGATTCTCAAGCTTTTAAAAATGTCGATAGAATTTTAAATGATAGAGCTAAATTGACAAGTTTTTCAATTCTTTTTGCTAGACAAAAAGGAGATTTAAATGACTTGATTAGAGGTGTAAAAAAACTTAAATCTTTGAATCATGGAGATAAGATATTAATTGCAGAAACTTGTACTCACAATACTTCTCATGAAGATATTGGTAGAGTAAAAATTCCAAAACTTGTAAAAAATTATACTGGAAAAGAGATTGAATTTACTTTTGTAGGAGGAAAAGATTTTCCGGAAGATTTATCAAAATATGCTTTAGTTATTCATTGTGGAGCTTGTATGATAAATAAAAAACATATGCAAAGTAGAATAGATGAATCAATGTCGTTAAATGTTCCAATAACAAATTATGGATTGGTTATAGCTGAAGTAACTGGAATTTTAGATAAATCCTTAGAAATTTTTAAATAA
- the hydG gene encoding [FeFe] hydrogenase H-cluster radical SAM maturase HydG, with amino-acid sequence MEKKINFIDQEYIEKLLEESKVTDYKEIDRILDKASNKEGLTHKEVASLLQIKDENQKKRLYEIAGELKKSIYGNRIVVFAPLYVSDYCVNNCTYCGYKRDNKFPRKKLTREQIQNEVKLLEKMGHKRLALELGEDPVNVPIDYVLEAIDAVYTTKFENGSIRRINVNIAATTVENYKKLKDAEIGTYILFQETYHKPTYERVHPKSLKGDYEYHLTAFNRAMEGGIDDVGAGVLFGLADYKYEIIALMMHNEYLEKHYGVGFHTISVPRIKKAEGMSLDEYPHQIDDDTFRNIVAIIRLAVPFTGMILSTRETAELRRELIKYGISQISAGSSADVGGYTDREEGKTQTQFELADHRTPLEVLKELLDQDCIPSYCTACYRMGRTGDRFMQLAKSGNIQNVCSPNALLTLMEYAMDYGDLELTEKVEKVIAREIENIKREDIKLLTLEKLEKIKNGERDLYL; translated from the coding sequence ATGGAAAAGAAAATAAATTTTATTGATCAAGAGTATATAGAAAAATTATTAGAAGAATCTAAAGTAACAGATTACAAAGAGATAGATAGAATATTAGATAAAGCTAGCAATAAAGAGGGATTAACACATAAAGAGGTTGCATCTCTTTTACAGATAAAAGATGAAAATCAAAAGAAAAGACTTTATGAAATTGCAGGAGAGTTGAAAAAATCAATTTATGGAAATAGAATAGTTGTTTTTGCACCTCTTTATGTAAGTGATTATTGTGTAAATAATTGTACATACTGCGGATATAAAAGAGATAATAAATTCCCAAGAAAAAAACTAACTAGAGAACAAATTCAAAATGAAGTTAAATTATTAGAGAAAATGGGACATAAAAGACTTGCTTTAGAATTAGGAGAAGATCCTGTAAATGTACCTATTGATTATGTGCTAGAAGCTATTGACGCAGTTTATACAACTAAATTTGAAAATGGTTCTATAAGAAGAATAAATGTAAATATTGCAGCAACAACAGTTGAAAATTATAAAAAATTAAAAGATGCTGAAATAGGGACATATATTTTATTTCAAGAAACATATCATAAGCCAACCTATGAGAGAGTTCATCCTAAATCTTTAAAAGGAGATTATGAATATCATTTAACTGCTTTTAATAGAGCAATGGAAGGTGGAATAGATGATGTTGGTGCAGGAGTTCTTTTTGGATTAGCAGATTATAAATATGAAATTATAGCATTAATGATGCATAATGAATATTTAGAAAAGCATTACGGAGTAGGATTCCATACAATATCTGTACCTAGAATAAAAAAAGCTGAAGGAATGAGTTTAGATGAATATCCTCATCAAATAGATGATGATACATTTAGAAATATTGTGGCTATAATAAGATTAGCTGTTCCATTTACTGGAATGATTCTTTCAACGAGAGAAACTGCTGAGTTAAGAAGAGAGTTAATAAAATATGGAATTTCTCAAATAAGTGCAGGTTCTTCTGCTGATGTTGGAGGATATACAGACAGAGAAGAAGGTAAAACTCAGACACAATTTGAACTGGCTGATCATAGAACACCTCTAGAGGTATTAAAAGAACTTTTAGATCAAGATTGCATACCAAGTTATTGTACAGCATGCTATAGAATGGGAAGAACAGGAGATAGATTTATGCAATTAGCTAAAAGTGGAAATATTCAAAATGTTTGCTCGCCAAATGCATTATTGACTTTAATGGAGTATGCTATGGATTATGGAGATTTAGAATTAACGGAAAAAGTTGAAAAAGTTATAGCAAGAGAGATAGAAAATATAAAAAGAGAAGATATTAAATTATTGACTTTAGAAAAATTAGAAAAAATAAAAAATGGAGAAAGAGACTTGTATCTTTAG